In the Triticum aestivum cultivar Chinese Spring unplaced genomic scaffold, IWGSC CS RefSeq v2.1 scaffold18572, whole genome shotgun sequence genome, one interval contains:
- the LOC123176439 gene encoding probable transcription factor At5g28040 — MASAAPSRSRSSSSADQDEEGTDSDASNDSPPPAAQQAPPPPFPDSSAPPPPAPAFTDPASAGAAPPPPPQGASAAEDSRRLFQRLWTDEEELLILRGFLEFTSRRGTAFASHQYDTGPFYEEIRRKLSFDFSKNQLIEKLRRLKKKYGNGYRCTPGCHSSPCGLPSCHYYNNGYHGYGVRAPPAPPLGYACYEEQSRGGGGECGIQ, encoded by the coding sequence ATGGCCTCCGCCGCACCCTCCcgctcccgctcctcctcctccgccgaccAAGACGAGGAGGGCACCGACAGCGACGCCTCCAACGACTCCCCCCCACCCGCTGCCCAGCAGGCCCCGCCCCCACCGTTCCCCGACAGCTCGGCCCCGCCTCCTCCAGCCCCCGCCTTCACCGACCCAGCCAGCGCCGGTgcagctccgccgcctccgccgcaggGGGCGAGTGCGGCGGAGGACTCGCGGCGGCTGTTCCAGCGGCTGTGGACGGACGAGGAGGAGCTGCTCATCCTGCGCGGGTTCCTCGAGTTCACGTCGCGCCGGGGCACCGCCTTCGCGTCGCACCAGTACGACACGGGGCCCTTCTACGAGGAGATCCGCCGCAAGCTCTCCTTCGACTTCTCCAAGAACCAGCTCATCGAGAAGCTGCGCCGCCTCAAGAAGAAGTACGGCAATGGGTACCGCTGCACGCCGGGCTGCCACTCCAGCCCCTGCGGCCTGCCCAGCTGCCACTACTACAACAATGGCTACCACGGCTACGGCGTGcgcgcgccgccggcgccgccactgGGATACGCCTGCTATGAGGAGCAGTCACGCGGAGGCGGAGGAGAATGCGGCATCCAGTAA